One segment of Carya illinoinensis cultivar Pawnee chromosome 13, C.illinoinensisPawnee_v1, whole genome shotgun sequence DNA contains the following:
- the LOC122292493 gene encoding uncharacterized protein LOC122292493, protein MGSMLEAQLTDNTGFQAKDKVLEPNCVTSWCLGSHPNVEALLSIKERDPSNTREIYAIKKSSGASENGSCNAPLEQKDPMKVWQEMKKNGFLSLPASQPTIKKHVRKCKNDMAKTEMPSRKMKVAKIEHVDGFPKVSAPSGLLDELNPGIINRLRNRKQVYSIIQALVRSVELENTQSKQHMLFREEIKDCDLNEGSNALPCGSQVSGWPWPMYPTRPIHMNSEKKVGVDDLSVALRKSQDHGNDKEEVKLRSSGTTVSEDANSADETMLTENISSQEESEDNGVVSPFDPKASQWLGLLCRDIRGRLSALRQSRMRVKDVLQMELPLLISEEFSPIKENEQFSAPESSLSIILHMHQARWTALFDQMDKVLHEEMNHLEIWLNQVEEVHLLHGQRVTHADWYSRHDISRKKA, encoded by the exons ATGGGCAGTATGCTTGAAGCCCAGCTCACTGACAACACAGGTTTTCAGGCGAAAGACAAAGTTCTTGAACCAAATTGTGTGACCTCGTGGTGTCTTGGCTCTCATCCTAATGTGGAGGCCTTGTTAAGCATAAAAGAAAGAGACCCATCTAATACTCGTGAAATTTATGCTATTAAGAAATCAAGTGGTGCTTCAGAGAATGGGAGTTGTAATGCTCCCTTGGAGCAAAAGGACCCTATGAAAGTTTggcaagaaatgaaaaagaatggtTTCCTCTCACTACCTGCATCTcaaccaacaataaaaaagcaTGTTCGGAAGTGCAAAAATGACATGGCTAAAACTGAAATGCCCAGTAGAAAAATGAAAGTTGCAAAGATAGAACATGTTGACGGGTTCCCTAAGGTTTCTGCACCAAGTGGGTTGCTTGATGAACTGAATCCGGGGATTATAAACCGCTTAAGAAACCGGAAACAAGTTTATTCAATAATTCAGGCCTTGGTTAGAAGCGTGGAGTTAGAAAATACTCAAAGCAAGCAGCATATGCTGTTTAGAGAGGAAATTAAGGATTGTGATCTGAATGAAGGTTCAAATGCTCTACCATGTGGCAGTCAAGTCAGTGGATGGCCCTGGCCCATGTACCCAACTAGGCCTATCCACATGAATTCAGAAAAGAAAGTAGGGGTCGATGATTTGAGTGTAGCTTTGAGAAAGAGTCAAGATCACGGGAATGATAAGGAAGAAGTAAAGTTGCGGTCATCTGGTACTACAGTTTCAGAGGATGCAAACTCTGCTGATGAAACCATGTTGACAGAGAATATAAGCTCTCAGGAAGAGTCAGAAGATAATGGAGTGGTTTCTCCTTTTGATCCCAAAG CTTCTCAATGGTTGGGACTCCTTTGCCGGGATATTAGAGGGCGCCTTTCAG cacTAAGACAGAGTAGGATGAGGGTTAAGGATGTACTCCAGATGGAACTGCCTTTACTGATATCGGAAGAGTTCTCACCaatcaaagaaaatgaacaaTTTTCTGCTCCCGAATCTTCCTTGAGCATAATTCTTCACATGCATCAAGCGAGGTGGACTGCATTGTTTGATCAGATGGATAAAGTACTTCACGAAGAAATGAATCATCTT GAGATCTGGTTGAACCAAGTAGAAGAAGTGCACTTATTGCATGGGCAGCGTGTGACTCATGCTGATTGGTATTCAAGACATGATATCAGCAGAAAGAAGGCATAG
- the LOC122291564 gene encoding B3 domain-containing transcription repressor VAL1, which translates to MGPKSCMNASCGATSTHEWKRGWPLRSGGFSDLCHNCGSAYEDLVFCDMFHLEETGWRECSLCNKRIHCGCIISEPSYEYLDFGGVGCNNCVKSSGIYPIWRGELSNGFGLLTVKNAADSLSSPFEKRLVSEDEGRLMQLCKIMEADEPNLLPQSERGEANASQVGLGFSNVTQPSIGSAPFTKTDNSRQILEGKDMHESLAKPSLNMTLGTPNFVFPFSGGVVDGREQSKTPSPIQQGQRSRPILPKPTKTTITVSSETNKSVAQMRIARPPAEGRGKNQLLPRYWPRITDQELEQLSGDLNSTIVPLFEKVLSASDAGRIGRLVLPKACAEAYFPHISQSEGLPLRIQDVKGNDWTFQFRFWPNNNSRMYVLEGVTPCIQSMELRAGDTVTFSRIDPGGKLVLGFRKASNTADSQDAQMSALPNGTPSRETSFAGVIESLPSGSGYSGIFQTMKGSKEPHLNALCENLHLGEGDIGVNKCDNHGDRINKDSPQQPMHVREKKRTRNIGFKSKRLLMHSEESLELRLTWEEAQDLLRPPSRVKPSIVTIEDHEFEEYDEPPVFGKRTIFTALPSRGPVQWAQCDDCSKWRRLPVDVLLPPKWTCSENVWDSNRCFCSVPEEISLKQLVNLLRVRKDFTKRRSAESHMSVQEREPSGLDALACAAVLGDNVGDLGEPSVGATTKHPRHRPGCTCIVCIQPPSGKGKHKPTCTCNVCMTVKRRFKTLMLRKKKRQSEREAETAQKDDNHLRDESKTNGPSRDGLLPMNYPGNEESHSGNQLAELAEIGNGQIDLNCHPKREDMQLDLEVPGMSLQSLVQAASLPLEDFMKQRRIPTLTCEQLGSLDSCIHPQLVTGESERPGLSDEGGPCS; encoded by the exons ATGGGGCCCAAGAGTTGCATGAATGCTTCGTGCGGAGCTACCTCCACGCACGAATGGAAGAGAGGCTGGCCTTTACGATCCGGTGGATTCTCCGATCTGTGTCACAACTGCGG ATCTGCCTATGAGGATCTGGTTTTCTGTGATATGTTCCACTTAGAGGAAACTGGTTGGAGGGAATGCAGTTTATGCAACAAG CGAATCCACTGTGGTTGTATAATATCCGAGCCTTCATATGAGTACCTTGATTTTGGGGGTGTCGGGTGCAATAACTGTGTGAAAAGCTCTGGAATTTATCCG ATCTGGAGGGGTGAACTTTCTAATGGATTTGGTTTATTAACGGTAAAGAATGCTGCTGATTCACTCTCCAGtccttttgaaaaaagattGGTCAGTGAGGATGAGGGAAGACTTATGCAGTTGTGCAAAATCATGGAAGCTGATGAACCGAACCTCTTGCCTCAATCTGAGAGAGGTGAGGCAAATGCATCTCAAGTTGGCCTAGGCTTTTCGAATGTGACTCAACCATCCATTGGATCAGCCCCATTCACCAAAACAGACAATAGTAGACAAATATTGGAGGGCAAAGATATGCATGAGTCACTAGCTAAGCCATCTTTGAATATGACCTTGGGAACTCCAAATTTTGTGTTTCCCTTTTCTGGTGGCGTTGTAGATGGAAGGGAACAGAGCAAAACACCTTCTCCCATCCAACAAGGGCAAAGATCTCGCCCAATACTGCCCAAACCCACAAAAACTACCATCACTGTAAGTTCAGAGACAAATAAAAGTGTGGCACAGATGCGAATTGCTAGGCCTCCTGCTGAAGGACGGGGAAAAAACCAGTTACTTCCCCGATACTGGCCAAGAATTACTGACCAAGAGCTGGAGCAATTATCCGGAGA TTTGAATTCCACTATTGTGCCATTGTTCGAGAAAGTGCTCAGTGCCAGTGACGCTGGTCGGATTGGTCGTTTGGTTCTCCCAAAAGCATGTGCTGAA GCATATTTTCCTCATATTTCTCAATCAGAAGGCCTGCCTTTAAGGATTCAAGATGTGAAGGGGAATGACTGGACATTTCAGTTCAGATTTTGGCCCAATAACAACAGCAGGATGTATGTTTTAGAGGGTGTTACCCCTTGCATACAGTCTATGGAATTACGAGCGGGTGACACTG TAACATTTAGTCGGATAGATCCTGGAGGCAAACTTGTCCTGGGGTTTCGAAAGGCATCAAACACTGCAGATTCACAG GATGCCCAGATGTCTGCCCTTCCTAATGGCACTCCTTCTAGGGAAACTTCCTTTGCTGGTGTTATTGAGAGTCTGCCTTCAGGAAGTGGCTACTCTGGGATTTTTCAAACAATGAAAGGAAGCAAGGAACCTCACTTAAATGCTCTCTGTGAAAATTTGCATTTAGGGGAGGGAGATATCGGGGTGAATAAATGTGATAACCATGGAGACAGGATAAATAAAGATTCACCACAGCAACCAATGCACGTTCGAGAGAAGAAGAGGACTCGAAACATTGGCTTTAAAAGTAAGAGGCTGTTAATGCATAGTGAAGAGTCTTTGGAGCTAAGACTTACATGGGAAGAAGCACAAGACTTGCTACGTCCACCTTCACGTGTGAAGCCAAGCATTGTTACAATTGAGGACCATGAGTTTGAAGAATACGAT GAACCACCAGTTTTTGGAAAGAGGACTATATTCACCGCCCTTCCTTCTAG GGGACCAGTGCAATGGGCTCAGTGTGACGATTGCTCCAAATGGCGAAGGTTGCCTGTGGATGTTCTTCTCCCTCCAAAGTGGACGTGTTCAGAAAATGTTTGGGATTCAAACAG GTGCTTCTGCTCTGTTCCAGAGGAGATCAGTCTGAAGCAATTGGTGAATCTTCTGAGAGTAAGGAAAG ATTTCACGAAGCGAAGAAGTGCAGAAAGCCATATGTCAGTCCAAGAACGTGAGCCCTCTGGCTTGGATGCCTTGGCCTGTGCTGCAGTTCTGGGAGATAATGTGGGTGATTTGGGTGAACCCTCAGTTGGAGCCACCACCAAACATCCCCGACATCGCCCTGGCTGCACTTGTATTGTGTGCATCCAGCCCCCAAGTGGGAAGGGGAAGCACAAGCCCACATGTACTTGCAATGTGTGCATGACCGTAAAGCGCAGGTTTAAAACCCTAATGCTGCGCAAGAAGAAACGCCAATCAGAACGCGAAGCAGAGACTGCCCAGAAGGATGATAACCACCTTAGGGATGAATCAAAAACGAATGGTCCATCAAGAGATGGACTGTTGCCAATGAATTATCCCGGTAATGAAGAAAGCCACAGCGGAAATCAATTAGCTGAGTTGGCTGAGATCGGCAATGGACAAATAGACCTGAATTGTCATCCCAAACGTGAAGACATGCAACTGGATCTGGAGGTACCAGGAATGAGCCTGCAGAGCCTTGTTCAAGCGGCTAGCCTTCCATTGGAAGATTTTATGAAGCAAAGAAGGATCCCAACCCTGACATGTGAGCAACTGGGTAGTCTCGATTCCTGCATACACCCGCAATTAGTTACTGGGGAGAGTGAGAGACCCGGCCTCTCTGATGAAGGGGGGCCCTGCAGCTAA